In Arachis stenosperma cultivar V10309 chromosome 1, arast.V10309.gnm1.PFL2, whole genome shotgun sequence, one DNA window encodes the following:
- the LOC130944974 gene encoding fumarate hydratase 1, mitochondrial, whose translation MALYVLSRRSSHPSTSQFFLALRFAASYSRSYSSSSFREERDTFGPIQVPSDKLWGAQTQRSLQNFDIGGPRERMPEPIVRAFGILKKCAAKVNMEYGLDPTIGKAVMQAAQEVAEGKLNDHFPLVVWQTGSGTQSNMNANEVIANRAAEILGHRRGEKFVHPNDHVNRSQSSNDTFPTVMHIAAAVEVNSRLIPNLKTLYSTLNAKSIEFKDIVKIGRTHTQDATPLTLGQEFSGYTTQVKYGIDRVIGTLPRMYQLAQGGTAVGTGLNTKKGFDAKIAAAVAEETRLPFITAENKFEALAAHDAFVETSGALNTIAASLMKIANDIRLLGSGPRCGLGELILPENEPGSSIMPGKVNPTQCEALTMVCAQVMGNHVAITVGGSNGHFELNVFKPMIASSLLHSLRLLGDSSASFEKNCVRGIQANRERISKLLHESLMLVTSLNPKIGYDKAAAVAKTAHKEGSTLKEAALKLGVLSSEEFDNLVVPEKMIGPTD comes from the exons ATGGCGTTGTACGTGCTATCTCGCCGTTCATCACATCCCTCCACTTCCCAATTCTTCCTCGCTCTCCGTTTCGCCGCATCCTATTCCAGATCCTATTCCTCTTCCTCCTTCAGGGAAGAAAGAGACACCTTTGGACCCATTCAAGTTCCTTCCGACAA ATTATGGGGAGCTCAAACTCAAAGATCCCTCCAGAATTTCGATATCGGTGGCCCCCGTGAACGCATGCCTGAACCCATCGTTCGTGCCTTCGGCATCTTGAAAAAATGCGCTGCTAAG GTGAACATGGAGTACGGTCTTGATCCCACGATTGGGAAGGCAGTGATGCAAGCAGCTCAAGAAGTGGCAGAGGGCAAGTTAAATGACCATTTTCCCCTTGTTGTTTGGCAAACTGGCAGTGGCACGCAGAGTAACATGAATGCTAATGAG GTTATTGCTAACAGAGCGGCAGAGATTCTTGGTCATAGGCGGGGCGAAAAGTTTGTGCACCCAAATGACCATGTCAACAGATCACAATCTTCCAATGATACTTTCCCAACT GTAATGCACATTGCAGCTGCCGTGGAAGTAAACTCAAGACTAATCCCCAATTTGAAAACCTTATATTCTACACTAAATGCGAAG TCAATCGAATTCAAGGATATTGTCAAGATTGGACGCACTCATACTCAGGATGCAACACCTTTGACACTTGGACAGGAGTTTAGTGGGTATACTACTCAA GTGAAGTATGGCATTGATAGAGTGATTGGCACTTTGCCACGAATGTATCAG CTAGCGCAGGGTGGTACAGCTGTAGGGACTGGATTGAATACAAAGAAAGG GTTTGATGCAAAGATTGCGGCGGCAGTAGCTGAAGAAACAAGGCTGCCTTTTATCACAGCAGAAAATAAGTTTGAGGCCTTG GCTGCACATGATGCCTTTGTAGAAACAAGTGGTGCCCTCAACACCATTGCAGCTTCTTTAATGAAGATTGCTAATGATATACGGTTATTGGGAAG TGGTCCCCGTTGTGGCCTTGGTGAACTCATTCTTCCtgaaaatgaaccaggaagcaGTATCATGCCT GGGAAGGTTAACCCCACCCAGTGTGAGGCTTTGACAATGGTCTGTGCGCAG GTCATGGGAAACCATGTTGCCATCACAGTGGGTGGATCAAATGGTCATTTTGAGCTTAATGTGTTCAAACCAATGATTGCAAGTTCTCTGCTGCAT TCGTTGAGACTGCTTGGAGATTCATCTGCTTCCTTTGAAAAGAATTGTGTTAGAGGTATTCAAGCTAATAGGGAAAGAATTTCAAAGTTGCTGCATGAG TCATTGATGCTTGTCACATCCTTGAATCCA AAAATCGGTTATGACAAGGCAGCAGCGGTTGCAAAGACAGCCCACAAAGAGGGGTCTACTCTGAAG GAAGCTGCATTGAAGCTTGGAGTATTGAGCTCTGAGGAATTCGATAATCTTGTGGTACCTGAGAAAATGATTGGCCCAACTGATTGA